The Mobula birostris isolate sMobBir1 chromosome 6, sMobBir1.hap1, whole genome shotgun sequence genome has a window encoding:
- the LOC140198773 gene encoding dehydrogenase/reductase SDR family member 9-like, whose amino-acid sequence MTLLQDVTSLGCLEGNLTLNLFLFISTIPGLWGLVNSAGILHPLAPVDWLMIDDYRAVLNVNLVGLIEVTLSVLPLIKWARGRIVNIASVGGRISPVSGAYCISKFGVEAFNDSLRRDMKHFGVKVACIEPGFFKTPMTNVEHLLEQMNRLWSRLPPDVQEEYGDDYVDKVSLNMTTKVEKQFNPDLMKVVWRMNHALTSLHPRTRYSAGIDAKIFWIPLSYMPTAISDFLFSIGKIKPAKALF is encoded by the exons GGTAATCTGACATTAAATCTTTTTTTGTTCATTTCAACAATTCCAGGACTCTGGGGGCTGGTTAACAGTGCTGGTATCTTGCACCCCCTTGCCCCTGTTGACTGGCTTATGATAGATGATTACAGAGCCGTGTTGAATGTCAACCTGGTTGGACTTATTGAGGTCACACTGAGTGTACTTCCACTGATAAAGTGGGCACGAGGCAGAATAGTGAATATTGCAAGTGTAGGTGGAAGGATCAGCCCTGTAAGTGGAGCGTATTGCATCTCTAAATTTGGTGTAGAAGCCTTCAATGACAGTCTCAG GAGAGATATGAAGCATTTTGGAGTGAAAGTAGCTTGTATTGAGCCAGGTTTTTTCAAAACACCCATGACTAATGTAGAACACCTATTGGAGCAAATGAACAGGTTGTGGAGTAGGTTACCACCAGATGTACAAGAAGAATATGGGGATGATTACGTGGATAAAG TCTCTTTAAACATGACAACCAAAGTGGAGAAGCAATTCAACCCAGATTTGATGAAAGTGGTGTGGCGCATGAATCATGCTCTGACTTCTCTTCATCCTCGTACTCGGTACTCTGCTGGAATCGATGCAAAGATTTTTTGGATTCCTCTCTCCTACATGCCAACTGCTATCTCTGATTTTCTGTTCAGTATAGGTAAAATCAAGCCAGCAAAAGCTCTCTTTTAG